From Theileria orientalis strain Shintoku DNA, chromosome 4, complete genome, the proteins below share one genomic window:
- a CDS encoding PRL1 protein has protein sequence MTESVHIQRHPYSKYLKNNIYKSLNLFAGEYGSKPYNPNDPFTRKHIRSKILDEYISVSQYVPLTTANSKIIDKSKEKEVIQPKTRKGKSALADVVDSLDSELYPLHAPKKLEYLDVNLDEVRYRLTDDNMLAISDSKTLSSDSVTSKEVALSPQDVKSETLKRYLKDTVAKGHQIAELDINPKVERIRRGRPMWHAPWKLYRVVIGHHGWVHCVDVDVSNEWFVTGSADRLIKIWDLASCELKLSLTGHINTVRDVKISTKSPYIFSCSEDNTVKCWDIEQNKVIRSYHGHLSGVYKLALHPELDVLFSGGRDAVVRVWDIRTKQAVHVLTGHSGTVMSLVSQASEPQVISGSQDKTVRLWDLSTGRSIVTLTNHKKSIRAMSIHPTEYAFCSCASDNVKVWKCPEGQFIRNITGHNSILNCCAIKDDGDSSVLVAGSNDGQLHFWDWASGYKFQTLQSKVQKGSLESENGIFSMAFDRSESRLITAECDKTIKIYRQDESATEETHPIDYTPSKITRYY, from the coding sequence ATGACAGAATCCGTTCATATACAGAGGCATCCCTATTCTAAATacttaaaaaataacatttataagTCCTTGAACCTATTCGCTGGCGAATATGGTTCGAAACCGTACAATCCTAACGACCCCTTTACGAGGAAGCATATTAGGAGTAAAATACTTGACGAATATATTTCAGTATCGCAATATGTACCGCTAACCACTGCAAACTCTAAGATAATTGATAAGTcaaaggagaaggaggttATCCAGCCTAAGACTAGGAAGGGCAAGTCAGCATTAGCCGATGTGGTCGACTCGCTGGATTCTGAGCTTTATCCATTACACGCACCTAAGAAATTGGAGTATTTGGATGTGAATTTGGACGAAGTAAGGTACAGACTCACCGACGATAATATGCTCGCAATATCTGACAGTAAAACTTTGAGCAGTGATTCAGTAACGAGCAAGGAAGTGGCGCTTTCGCCACAAGATGTAAAGAGTGAGACTCTCAAAAGGTATTTGAAGGACACAGTGGCCAAGGGACACCAAATAGCTGAGTTGGACATAAACCCGAAGGTTGAAAGGATTAGAAGAGGAAGGCCGATGTGGCACGCGCCGTGGAAGCTGTACCGCGTCGTGATAGGACACCACGGATGGGTGCACTGCGTGGACGTGGACGTCTCAAACGAATGGTTTGTCACCGGGAGTGCAGACAGACTCATAAAAATATGGGACCTTGCATCCTGCGAGCTGAAGCTATCGCTGACTGGACACATAAACACAGTGAGGGACGTTAAGATTTCCACAAAGAGCCCGTACATATTCTCCTGCAGCGAGGACAACACAGTCAAGTGCTGGGACATAGAGCAGAACAAGGTGATAAGGAGCTACCACGGCCACCTCTCGGGAGTGTACAAGCTGGCGCTGCACCCGGAGCTGGACGTCCTGTTCAGCGGCGGCAGGGACGCAGTGGTCAGGGTCTGGGACATCAGGACCAAGCAGGCAGTTCACGTCTTGACTGGCCACAGCGGCACAGTGATGAGTCTGGTGAGCCAGGCCTCGGAGCCTCAGGTCATATCAGGCTCCCAGGATAAGACGGTGAGACTGTGGGACCTTTCAACTGGAAGGAGCATAGTGACGCTCACGAACCACAAGAAGAGCATTCGGGCGATGTCGATACACCCGACTGAGTACGCATTCTGCTCCTGCGCCTCGGACAACGTCAAGGTCTGGAAGTGCCCCGAGGGCCAGTTCATAAGGAACATCACGGGCCACAACAGCATCCTGAACTGCTGCGCGATCAAGGACGACGGGGACTCGAGCGTCCTGGTGGCCGGGAGCAACGACGGGCAGTTGCACTTCTGGGACTGGGCCTCGGGCTACAAGTTCCAGACGCTGCAGTCGAAGGTGCAGAAGGGCTCCCTCGAGAGCGAAAACGGTATATTCTCCATGGCCTTTGACAGGAGCGAGTCGAGGCTCATAACGGCGGAGTGCGACAAGACGATAAAGATTTACAGGCAGGACGAGAGCGCGACCGAGGAGACCCATCCAATAGACTATACGCCATCGAAGATCACAAGATACTACTGA
- a CDS encoding uncharacterized protein (Rab5-interacting family protein), translating into MANPSQFLKIDQFFKKDHPKRNLSIRIFYIKSSFALILGLLLGIFKVNGAVGFMVFLSVQYMIGRIYCSQFNVPDYMLDNLEVFTEHILPSFGLFLVFWTVTYTLSYPNQ; encoded by the exons ATGGCTAACCCATCGCAGTTTTTAAAGATTGatcagttttttaaaaaggacCACCCTAAG AGGAACCTTTCCATTAGAATTTTCTACATCAAATCTTCTTTCGCTTTGATTCTTGGCCTGCTTCTTGGCATCTTTAAGGTCAATGGTGCCGTTGGTTTTATGGTTTTTCTTTCTGTTCAGTATATGATCGGTCGCATTTACTGTTCTCAGTTTAACGTTCCTGACTATATGCTCGATAATTTAGAGGTATTCACTGAACAcattcttccttcttttgGCCTTTTTttg GTCTTTTGGACTGTAACATATACTCTTTCTTACCCTAACCAGTAA
- a CDS encoding uncharacterized protein (K Homology, type 1 domain containing protein), whose product MDNTQLPLETITKSEKVRDQRHHKTLQNSSRDIQDYINEGISNIISNSDYNLDNIKLFQKETLDLNTPDETYLNSLLKNDETNKSSLTHIDDTNELRSSIDMFYLNSLGKNDTEQTDFNYMKNLENHLLFFDNNVHNVEPNLSYRFGLMESAKNNTLVNSSSSTNYDYNVSSSANSPYIVNNDYSEEKSDKNVKELSYGEHIIYNKIETLQRMIKHMVMTIHEKYNTDSTLRYEAFLNETVNESIYDFTLAQIFSQKNQKRSSLKLLASHGVIGSFFGSNGHRVQALQQEFSVNVSVTTKRIHFPGSNNKGVLLINGKLYNILKVLRPLYRAIQEEVIRLLIDDSVRIEPSKIRLEIEVLIPESLRFTMDRNKHFKQIMEMTGANIRVIKQTYEDGPVQERVLVVFGTQSEVELAIEKIALMIQDDVGFKHYSYMNYPDLTVALNANDFTVRYHQKKSEFDLNKCKKKYSP is encoded by the exons ATGGACAACACACAGCTACCTTTGGAAACCATAACCAAGTCAGAGAAGGTAAGAGACCAACGACATCACAAAACATTGCAGAATTCAAGCAGAGATATTCAGGACTACATCAACGAAGGAATATCAAACA TAATATCAAACTCTGACTACAACTTGGACAACATTAAACTCTTTCAAAAGGAGACACTCGATCTCAACACACCAG aCGAGACATATTTGAACTCACTGCTGAAAAACGATGAAACCAACAAATCAAGTTTAACACACATAGACGACACTAACGAGTTGAGATCGAGCATAGACATGTTTTACCTAAACAGTCTAGGCAAAAACGACACAGAACAGACAGATTTCAACTACATGAAGAACCTGGAAAACCACTTACTCTTTTTTGACAACAACGTGCACAACGTAGAACCGAATTTATCATATCGTTTTGGATTGATGGAAAGTGCAAAGAACAACACACTGGTAAACAGCTCGTCAAGTACTAACTACGATTACAATGTTAGTAGCTCAGCAAACAGCCCATACATAGTCAACAACG ATTACTCGGAGGAGAAGAGCGACAAGAACGTGAAGGAACTGTCGTACGGAGAGCACATCATCTACAACAAAATCGAGACTCTGCAGAGAATGATCAAGCACATGGTCATGACAATACACGAAAAGTACAACACGGACTCGACGCTGAGATACGAAGCGTTCCTGAACGAGACGGTTAACGAGTCGATCTACGACTTCACACTGGCACAAATCTTTTCGCAAAAAAACCAAAAGAGGTCGTCATTGAAGCTGCTGGCATCACACGGAGTAATAGGCTCGTTCTTCGGATCGAACGGACACAGAGTGCAGGCGTTACAGCAGGAGTTCAGCGTCAACGTGTCAGTGACGACGAAGAGAATACACTTCCCAGGCTCAAACAACAAAGGAGTGCTGCTCATCAACGGAAAGCTCTACAACATACTGAAGGTGCTGAGGCCACTGTACAGAGCAATCCAGGAGGAAGTGATTAGGCTGTTGATCGACGACTCAGTGAGAATAGAGCCCTCGAAAATAAGGCTGGAAATCGAAGTGCTGATACCAGAGTCGCTGAGGTTCACAATGGACAGAAACAAGCACTTTAAGCAAATCATGGAGATGACGGGAGCGAACATAAGAGTGATCAAGCAGACGTACGAAGACGGACCAGTGCAGGAGAGAGTGCTGGTGGTCTTCGGCACGCAGAGCGAAGTGGAGCTGgcaatagaaaaaatagcaCTCATGATACAGGACGACGTCGGATTCAAACACTACAGCTACATGAACTACCCAGACCTAACAGTTGCATTAAATGCAAACGATTTCACAGTCAGGTATCACCAAAAGAAAAGCGAATTTGATTTGAACAAGTGCAAGAAGAAGTACTCACCATGA
- a CDS encoding uncharacterized protein (HCNGP-like family protein), which produces MKLNNRFVALTAILLVSTCTINVKSLNIPFFSDLKHKLSNRSNTYDSKSDSTSKPKRVERVLGKINTEKDDKAERASKPTFVQMFEKFTDPLSKDFPPNFRRNYAIFLLVFTLLVMYAVAGYSRNKKIATGLSLAVEQALEDNFAYVERDPNLLDVKGWSHFEMYASGRTSCRGMLIKLDVSCNENESVQLRKRQCFWHETLITLFQPQNDQVTYDILFESLLMFTNVYDCKEVPDNVRVYLDSNDKSVLQFANYVLHQLNPFINNLEHLYLSDVDSTNTTLTKKPRLQCRFTLTKNYDDFNQLTRLVVHIADCAKNFSLPPKVRELTLKERSELELAYNKLNRSQRDESNEDEPEITSEMMKKYEEKMARKNKAVSNIKIREDIERLKKLRDQGMTTTRNLEESLEFKNPYLLEKIMRVFDIKEYSSNYNKDVYDPSVYEALAKEPLDTKGNQLSRLERVAVNHKVVGSIPTGTAFFKKRFLGGYSNRRFYTLSCYQCGIHNNNCSKQIFSKIKVCSEELSNVCYILGDAHVINRSDKIYQFSGNRISRKLEAEKKQIAK; this is translated from the exons ATATGATTCCAAAAGTGATTCTACATCAAAGCCAAAAAGGGTTGAAAGAGTATtaggtaaaataaatacagaAAAAGATg ATAAAGCCGAAAGGGCGTCAAAACCGACATTTGTGCAAATGTTCGAAAAGTTTACGGATCCTTTGTCGAAGGACTTTCCCCCAAACTTTAGAAGGAACTACGCAATATTTCTACTAGTGTTCACACTGCTGGTGATGTACGCAGTGGCAGGATACAGCAGAAATAAGAAGATAGCGACGGGACT GTCTCTGGCAGTAGAACAGGCGTTGGAGGACAACTTCGCATACGTGGAACGCGACCCAAACCTGCTGGACGTGAAGGGGTGGAGCCACTTTGAGATGTACGCGTCAGGAAGAACGAGCTGCAGAGGAATGCTGATAAAACTGGACGTAAGTTGTAACGAAAATGAGAGTGTGCAGCTTCGGAAGCGACAATGTTTCTGGCACGAGACGCTGATAACACTGTTTCAGCCACAGAACGACCAAGTGACCTACGACATACTGTTCGAGTCACTG TTGATGTTTACTAACGTGTACGATTGCAAGGAAGTTCCGGATAACGTGAGAGTGTACCTGGACTCTAACGATAAGTCGGTGCTGCAATTCGCAAACTACGTGCTACACCAACTTAAcccatttataaataaccTGGAACACCTGTACCTATCGGATGTGGATTCAACAAACACAACTCTTACGAAAAA GCCGAGACTACAATGCAGATTTACACTGACGAAAAACTACGACGATTTTAATCAACTGACGAGGCTAGTAGTGCACATAGCGGACTGCGCAAAAAACTTCTCACTGCCACCAAAGGTGAGAGAACTGACACTGAAGGAAAGATcggagctggagctggCCTATAACAAACTAAACAGGAGTCAGAGAGATGAATCG AATGAAGATGAACCTGAGATAACAAGTGAAATGATGAAGAAATATGAAGAAAAGATGGCAAGAAAAAACAAGGCAGTcagtaatattaaaataagg GAAGATATAGAAagattgaaaaaattaaggGATCAGGGAATGACGACGACAAGGAATCTCGAAGAATCACTGGAATTTAAAAACCCATACCTGCTAGAA aagATAATGAGGGTGTTTGACATAAAGGAATACTCATCGAACTACAATAAGGACGTATACGACCCATCAGTATATGAGGCACTAGCGAAAGAGCCTCTCGACACAAAAGGTAAtcaa CTCAGCAGGTTAGAGCGTGTGGCTGTTAACCACAAGGTCGTAGGTTCGATCCCTACCGGTACCgctttttttaaaaaac GATTTCTTGGAGGATACTCAAACAGGAGATTCTACACCTTATCATGTTATCAATGTGGGATTCACAACAATAATTGTTCCAAGCAAATTTtcagtaaaataaaagtatgTTCAGAGGAATTGTCAAACGTGTGTTATATCCTAGGAGACGCACATGTTATAAACAGATctgataaaatat ACCAATTTTCCGGAAACAGGATTTCACGGAAATTAGAAGCTGAAAAAAAGCAAATAgcaaaataa